One part of the Arabidopsis thaliana chromosome 1 sequence genome encodes these proteins:
- a CDS encoding Transducin/WD40 repeat-like superfamily protein (Transducin/WD40 repeat-like superfamily protein; FUNCTIONS IN: molecular_function unknown; INVOLVED IN: biological_process unknown; LOCATED IN: CUL4 RING ubiquitin ligase complex, heterotrimeric G-protein complex; EXPRESSED IN: 22 plant structures; EXPRESSED DURING: 13 growth stages; CONTAINS InterPro DOMAIN/s: WD40 repeat 2 (InterPro:IPR019782), WD40 repeat-like-containing domain (InterPro:IPR011046), WD40 repeat, conserved site (InterPro:IPR019775), WD40-repeat-containing domain (InterPro:IPR017986), WD40/YVTN repeat-like-containing domain (InterPro:IPR015943), WD40 repeat (InterPro:IPR001680), WD40 repeat, subgroup (InterPro:IPR019781); BEST Arabidopsis thaliana protein match is: Transducin/WD40 repeat-like superfamily protein (TAIR:AT1G78070.1); Has 24565 Blast hits to 12343 proteins in 577 species: Archae - 60; Bacteria - 7188; Metazoa - 6888; Fungi - 5026; Plants - 2359; Viruses - 0; Other Eukaryotes - 3044 (source: NCBI BLink).), protein MEQTKDDSDFEDDCETKKMETDTSAQEARNGKDIQGIQWEGFKYNRDEFRETRLKQYDNFVNILRPSSREKLDKEHGQVVEKGKNFYDFQFNTRLVTSTIVHFQLRNLVWATSKHDVYLMQNYSLMHWSSLLQRGKEVLNVARSVTPTQKLPGLFSEPLSRVQVSSMAVKENLILLGGFDGELLCKCVNQPGVAFCTRLSTEDNAITNTVDIYRDPSGSLRLITANNDCKIRVFDAQSFTRVSEFALDWSVNNTSVSPDGKLLAVVGDSTECLISDSHSGKVISSLRGHKDYSFASAWHPNGLILATGNQDTACRLWDIRNPSESFAVLKGNMGAIRGLKFTPEGRFLAMAEPADFVHIFDTQSGFLQSQEIDLFGEIAGISFSPDTEALYVGVADRTYGSLLEYKRRKDNHYMDSFY, encoded by the exons ATGGAACAGACAAAGgatgattctgattttgaggATGATTGTGAAACG aagaagatggagactGATACATCAGCTCAAGAGGCAAGGAATGGTAAAGACATACAAGGGATTCAGTGGGAAGGGTTTAAGTATAATAGAGACGAGTTTCGTGAGACTAGGTTGAAACAATATGATAACTTTGTTAATATCTTAAGGCCTAGCTCTCGAGAAAAGCTTGATAAG GAACATGGGCAAGTAGTTGAGAAAGGAAAGAACTTTTATGACTTCCAATTCAATACAAGGCTTGTCACTTCCACTATTGTGCATTTTCAG CTTCGGAATTTGGTATGGGCGACATCTAAGCATGATGTATATCTAATGCAAAATTATTCACTCATGCACTGGTCATCTCTACTCCAGAGAGGGAAAGAAGTACTTAATGTCGCCAGATCAGTTACCCCCACTCAG aaacTACCTGGATTGTTTTCTGAGCCACTCTCTAGGGTGCAAGTTAGCAGCATGGCAGTCAAAGAAAATCTGATCCTTTTAGGAGGGTTCGACGGGGAGCTTCTCTGCAAG tGTGTAAATCAGCCTGGGGTTGCTTTTTGCACAAGATTATCAACGGAAGATAATGCCATCACAAACACAGTTGATATATACCGAGACCCAAG TGGCTCCCTTAGGCTTATAACCGCAAATAACGACTGTAAAATTCGTGTATTCGATGCTCAGAGCTTTACACGTGTCAGTGAATTTGCTTTAGATTGGTCTGTCAAT AATACCTCAGTTAGCCCGGATGGGAAGCTACTCGCTGTAGTCGGGGACAGTACAGAATGCTTGATCTCTGATTCCCATTCTGGAAAA GTTATTTCAAGCCTCAGAGGCCACAAAGACTACTCATTTGCATCTGCTTGGCACCCGAATGGTCTAATCTTAGCAACGGGAAACCAAGACACGGCATGCCGTCTCTGGGACATTCGTAACCCGTCAGAATCATTCGCTGTCCTGAAAGGAAACATGGGAGCCATCAGAGGACTGAAGTTCACACCAGAAGGGCGGTTTCTTGCAATGGCTGAGCCTGCAGACTTTGTTCACATCTTCGACACGCAGTCCGGGTTTCTACAGTCCCAAGAGATTGATCTGTTTGGAGAAATAGCCGGGATCTCGTTCAGCCCCGATACAGAGGCACTATATGTAGGGGTCGCAGACCGCACTTATGGAAGTTTGCTGGAGTATAAGAGGAGAAAGGATAATCACTATATGGACTCCTTTTACTGA
- a CDS encoding Transducin/WD40 repeat-like superfamily protein (Transducin/WD40 repeat-like superfamily protein; FUNCTIONS IN: molecular_function unknown; INVOLVED IN: biological_process unknown; LOCATED IN: CUL4 RING ubiquitin ligase complex, heterotrimeric G-protein complex; EXPRESSED IN: 22 plant structures; EXPRESSED DURING: 13 growth stages; CONTAINS InterPro DOMAIN/s: WD40 repeat-like-containing domain (InterPro:IPR011046), WD40 repeat 2 (InterPro:IPR019782), WD40 repeat, conserved site (InterPro:IPR019775), WD40-repeat-containing domain (InterPro:IPR017986), WD40 repeat (InterPro:IPR001680), WD40/YVTN repeat-like-containing domain (InterPro:IPR015943), WD40 repeat, subgroup (InterPro:IPR019781); BEST Arabidopsis thaliana protein match is: Transducin/WD40 repeat-like superfamily protein (TAIR:AT1G78070.1).), translating into MEQTKDDSDFEDDCETKMETDTSAQEARNGKDIQGIQWEGFKYNRDEFRETRLKQYDNFVNILRPSSREKLDKEHGQVVEKGKNFYDFQFNTRLVTSTIVHFQLRNLVWATSKHDVYLMQNYSLMHWSSLLQRGKEVLNVARSVTPTQKLPGLFSEPLSRVQVSSMAVKENLILLGGFDGELLCKCVNQPGVAFCTRLSTEDNAITNTVDIYRDPSGSLRLITANNDCKIRVFDAQSFTRVSEFALDWSVNNTSVSPDGKLLAVVGDSTECLISDSHSGKVISSLRGHKDYSFASAWHPNGLILATGNQDTACRLWDIRNPSESFAVLKGNMGAIRGLKFTPEGRFLAMAEPADFVHIFDTQSGFLQSQEIDLFGEIAGISFSPDTEALYVGVADRTYGSLLEYKRRKDNHYMDSFY; encoded by the exons ATGGAACAGACAAAGgatgattctgattttgaggATGATTGTGAAACG aagatggagactGATACATCAGCTCAAGAGGCAAGGAATGGTAAAGACATACAAGGGATTCAGTGGGAAGGGTTTAAGTATAATAGAGACGAGTTTCGTGAGACTAGGTTGAAACAATATGATAACTTTGTTAATATCTTAAGGCCTAGCTCTCGAGAAAAGCTTGATAAG GAACATGGGCAAGTAGTTGAGAAAGGAAAGAACTTTTATGACTTCCAATTCAATACAAGGCTTGTCACTTCCACTATTGTGCATTTTCAG CTTCGGAATTTGGTATGGGCGACATCTAAGCATGATGTATATCTAATGCAAAATTATTCACTCATGCACTGGTCATCTCTACTCCAGAGAGGGAAAGAAGTACTTAATGTCGCCAGATCAGTTACCCCCACTCAG aaacTACCTGGATTGTTTTCTGAGCCACTCTCTAGGGTGCAAGTTAGCAGCATGGCAGTCAAAGAAAATCTGATCCTTTTAGGAGGGTTCGACGGGGAGCTTCTCTGCAAG tGTGTAAATCAGCCTGGGGTTGCTTTTTGCACAAGATTATCAACGGAAGATAATGCCATCACAAACACAGTTGATATATACCGAGACCCAAG TGGCTCCCTTAGGCTTATAACCGCAAATAACGACTGTAAAATTCGTGTATTCGATGCTCAGAGCTTTACACGTGTCAGTGAATTTGCTTTAGATTGGTCTGTCAAT AATACCTCAGTTAGCCCGGATGGGAAGCTACTCGCTGTAGTCGGGGACAGTACAGAATGCTTGATCTCTGATTCCCATTCTGGAAAA GTTATTTCAAGCCTCAGAGGCCACAAAGACTACTCATTTGCATCTGCTTGGCACCCGAATGGTCTAATCTTAGCAACGGGAAACCAAGACACGGCATGCCGTCTCTGGGACATTCGTAACCCGTCAGAATCATTCGCTGTCCTGAAAGGAAACATGGGAGCCATCAGAGGACTGAAGTTCACACCAGAAGGGCGGTTTCTTGCAATGGCTGAGCCTGCAGACTTTGTTCACATCTTCGACACGCAGTCCGGGTTTCTACAGTCCCAAGAGATTGATCTGTTTGGAGAAATAGCCGGGATCTCGTTCAGCCCCGATACAGAGGCACTATATGTAGGGGTCGCAGACCGCACTTATGGAAGTTTGCTGGAGTATAAGAGGAGAAAGGATAATCACTATATGGACTCCTTTTACTGA
- a CDS encoding Transducin/WD40 repeat-like superfamily protein has translation METDTSAQEARNGKDIQGIQWEGFKYNRDEFRETRLKQYDNFVNILRPSSREKLDKEHGQVVEKGKNFYDFQFNTRLVTSTIVHFQLRNLVWATSKHDVYLMQNYSLMHWSSLLQRGKEVLNVARSVTPTQKLPGLFSEPLSRVQVSSMAVKENLILLGGFDGELLCKCVNQPGVAFCTRLSTEDNAITNTVDIYRDPSGSLRLITANNDCKIRVFDAQSFTRVSEFALDWSVNNTSVSPDGKLLAVVGDSTECLISDSHSGKVISSLRGHKDYSFASAWHPNGLILATGNQDTACRLWDIRNPSESFAVLKGNMGAIRGLKFTPEGRFLAMAEPADFVHIFDTQSGFLQSQEIDLFGEIAGISFSPDTEALYVGVADRTYGSLLEYKRRKDNHYMDSFY, from the exons atggagactGATACATCAGCTCAAGAGGCAAGGAATGGTAAAGACATACAAGGGATTCAGTGGGAAGGGTTTAAGTATAATAGAGACGAGTTTCGTGAGACTAGGTTGAAACAATATGATAACTTTGTTAATATCTTAAGGCCTAGCTCTCGAGAAAAGCTTGATAAG GAACATGGGCAAGTAGTTGAGAAAGGAAAGAACTTTTATGACTTCCAATTCAATACAAGGCTTGTCACTTCCACTATTGTGCATTTTCAG CTTCGGAATTTGGTATGGGCGACATCTAAGCATGATGTATATCTAATGCAAAATTATTCACTCATGCACTGGTCATCTCTACTCCAGAGAGGGAAAGAAGTACTTAATGTCGCCAGATCAGTTACCCCCACTCAG aaacTACCTGGATTGTTTTCTGAGCCACTCTCTAGGGTGCAAGTTAGCAGCATGGCAGTCAAAGAAAATCTGATCCTTTTAGGAGGGTTCGACGGGGAGCTTCTCTGCAAG tGTGTAAATCAGCCTGGGGTTGCTTTTTGCACAAGATTATCAACGGAAGATAATGCCATCACAAACACAGTTGATATATACCGAGACCCAAG TGGCTCCCTTAGGCTTATAACCGCAAATAACGACTGTAAAATTCGTGTATTCGATGCTCAGAGCTTTACACGTGTCAGTGAATTTGCTTTAGATTGGTCTGTCAAT AATACCTCAGTTAGCCCGGATGGGAAGCTACTCGCTGTAGTCGGGGACAGTACAGAATGCTTGATCTCTGATTCCCATTCTGGAAAA GTTATTTCAAGCCTCAGAGGCCACAAAGACTACTCATTTGCATCTGCTTGGCACCCGAATGGTCTAATCTTAGCAACGGGAAACCAAGACACGGCATGCCGTCTCTGGGACATTCGTAACCCGTCAGAATCATTCGCTGTCCTGAAAGGAAACATGGGAGCCATCAGAGGACTGAAGTTCACACCAGAAGGGCGGTTTCTTGCAATGGCTGAGCCTGCAGACTTTGTTCACATCTTCGACACGCAGTCCGGGTTTCTACAGTCCCAAGAGATTGATCTGTTTGGAGAAATAGCCGGGATCTCGTTCAGCCCCGATACAGAGGCACTATATGTAGGGGTCGCAGACCGCACTTATGGAAGTTTGCTGGAGTATAAGAGGAGAAAGGATAATCACTATATGGACTCCTTTTACTGA
- a CDS encoding Transducin/WD40 repeat-like superfamily protein, translating into MQNYSLMHWSSLLQRGKEVLNVARSVTPTQKLPGLFSEPLSRVQVSSMAVKENLILLGGFDGELLCKCVNQPGVAFCTRLSTEDNAITNTVDIYRDPSGSLRLITANNDCKIRVFDAQSFTRVSEFALDWSVNNTSVSPDGKLLAVVGDSTECLISDSHSGKVISSLRGHKDYSFASAWHPNGLILATGNQDTACRLWDIRNPSESFAVLKGNMGAIRGLKFTPEGRFLAMAEPADFVHIFDTQSGFLQSQEIDLFGEIAGISFSPDTEALYVGVADRTYGSLLEYKRRKDNHYMDSFY; encoded by the exons ATGCAAAATTATTCACTCATGCACTGGTCATCTCTACTCCAGAGAGGGAAAGAAGTACTTAATGTCGCCAGATCAGTTACCCCCACTCAG aaacTACCTGGATTGTTTTCTGAGCCACTCTCTAGGGTGCAAGTTAGCAGCATGGCAGTCAAAGAAAATCTGATCCTTTTAGGAGGGTTCGACGGGGAGCTTCTCTGCAAG tGTGTAAATCAGCCTGGGGTTGCTTTTTGCACAAGATTATCAACGGAAGATAATGCCATCACAAACACAGTTGATATATACCGAGACCCAAG TGGCTCCCTTAGGCTTATAACCGCAAATAACGACTGTAAAATTCGTGTATTCGATGCTCAGAGCTTTACACGTGTCAGTGAATTTGCTTTAGATTGGTCTGTCAAT AATACCTCAGTTAGCCCGGATGGGAAGCTACTCGCTGTAGTCGGGGACAGTACAGAATGCTTGATCTCTGATTCCCATTCTGGAAAA GTTATTTCAAGCCTCAGAGGCCACAAAGACTACTCATTTGCATCTGCTTGGCACCCGAATGGTCTAATCTTAGCAACGGGAAACCAAGACACGGCATGCCGTCTCTGGGACATTCGTAACCCGTCAGAATCATTCGCTGTCCTGAAAGGAAACATGGGAGCCATCAGAGGACTGAAGTTCACACCAGAAGGGCGGTTTCTTGCAATGGCTGAGCCTGCAGACTTTGTTCACATCTTCGACACGCAGTCCGGGTTTCTACAGTCCCAAGAGATTGATCTGTTTGGAGAAATAGCCGGGATCTCGTTCAGCCCCGATACAGAGGCACTATATGTAGGGGTCGCAGACCGCACTTATGGAAGTTTGCTGGAGTATAAGAGGAGAAAGGATAATCACTATATGGACTCCTTTTACTGA
- a CDS encoding uncharacterized protein (unknown protein; FUNCTIONS IN: molecular_function unknown; INVOLVED IN: biological_process unknown; LOCATED IN: cellular_component unknown; Has 0 Blast hits to 0 proteins in 0 species (source: NCBI BLink).) — MRQHRSRMCIKEGRRRLSSIWPARVSTSRRKRKFFHEFWNIALGVISGHIAAGVACSLAILLSCLPLSSMSGFCSKYLSPVHISFFIDSRNCFFH; from the exons ATGCGACAACATCGCTCTAG AATGTGTATaaaggaaggaagaagaagactatcAAGTATTTGGCCTGCAAGAGTGTCGACAAGTCGCagaaagagaaagttttttCATGAG TTCTGGAATATTGCGTTGGGGGTGATCTCAGGACATATTGCAGCAGGTGTCGCTTGTAGTTTAGCTATCTTGCTTTCTTGTTTACCTTTATCTTCCATGTCTGGTTTTTGCAGTAAGTATTTGTCCCCAGTTCATAtaagtttcttcattgattcaagaaactgtttttttcattga
- a CDS encoding mutator-like transposase, whose protein sequence is MLKDEEYESRNHLIQWWDQAVTEELEKVNHKLDSALRHGQLACNHALESIRETIQLMQGEIETLKERLLAKEVEIDRLRALLSTW, encoded by the exons ATGCTTAAA GATGAAGAGTACGAGTCCCGAAACCACCTTATTCAGTGGTGGGATCAGGCGGTAACTGAGGAGCTTGAGAAGGTAAATCACAAACTTGATTCCGCACTAAGACATGGACAACTAGCATGCAATCATGCTTTGGAGTCCATCCGGGAAACTATTCAACTCATGCAAGGCGAAATTGAAACCCTTAAAGAAAGGTTACTCGCCAAAGAAGTCGAGATTGATAGGCTTAGGGCATTACTTTCTACATGGTGA
- a CDS encoding DNA binding protein (DNA binding; FUNCTIONS IN: DNA binding; INVOLVED IN: biological_process unknown; LOCATED IN: cellular_component unknown; CONTAINS InterPro DOMAIN/s: Zinc finger, BED-type predicted (InterPro:IPR003656), Protein of unknown function DUF659 (InterPro:IPR007021); BEST Arabidopsis thaliana protein match is: hAT transposon superfamily (TAIR:AT3G22220.2); Has 518 Blast hits to 485 proteins in 17 species: Archae - 0; Bacteria - 0; Metazoa - 8; Fungi - 0; Plants - 505; Viruses - 0; Other Eukaryotes - 5 (source: NCBI BLink).) — MSDELSHKNLDPVKKYAQPVPLKHGSWRCNYCHKVTNGGVKGAKQHILGGFRNVTQCSLVPPIMREEIKDSMLKKTEIKATTQMMPPPATSYDDYGEEEEAAEVLGNERRQPPVKKQKGLMDMFVCPTLPNVLKVLKDANMLYDHLDLMVDEVGEANVVKVVIDNASNYVKASQLSMANRPHLYWTPCAAHCIYLMLEDIGKISEVKTVITQCIFKNDYIYGHTSLVNMMRKIHKRWKSAKIGCNTVCYVFHTIGQYHKQRKNLRNSATSQEWADSKWQKEIGARTVKRIIMQDSFWHKDG, encoded by the exons ATGTCTGATGAGTTGTCTCATAAGAATCTTGATCCAGTCAAGAAATATGCACAGCCTGTGCCACTTAAACATGGTAGTTGGAGGTGTAACTATTGTCATAAAGTCACAAATGGTGGAGTTAAAGGTGCAAAACAGCATATTCTTGGAGGTTTTAGGAATGTTACTCAATGTTCTCTAGTTCCTCCTATTATGAGGgaagaaataaaagattcCATGCTtaagaaaactgaaattaaaGCCACTACTCAAATGATGCCACCCCCAGCCACTTCATATGACGAttatggtgaagaagaagaagcagctgAAGTTTTGGGAAATGAAAGAAGACAGCCACctgtgaagaaacaaaaaggtcTAATGGACATGTTTGTTTGTCCAACTCTTCCTAATGTATTGAAAG TTCTGAAAGATGCTAACATGTTGTACGATCACCTGGATCTTATGGTGGATGAAGTTGGGGAAGCTAATGTTGTCAAAGTGGTAATCGACAACGCATCAAACTATGTGAAAGCTA GCCAACTATCAATGGCAAACCGACCTCATTTGTATTGGACGCCTTGTGCTGCTCATTGCATATACCTCATGCTTGAGGATATAGGAAAGATTTCGGAAGTGAAGACTGTTATCACACAATGCATCTTCAAGAATGATTATATCTATGGTCACACTTCCCTTGTGAATATGATGAGAAAAATTCACAAGCGATGGAAATCTGCAAAGATCGGCTGTAACACGGTTTGCTACGTCTTTCACACAATTGGGCAGTATCATAAGCAGAGAAAAAACTTGAGGAATTCTGCGACTTCTCAAGAATGGGCAGATTCCAAATGGCAAAAGGAAATAGGAGCAAGGACTGTGAAGAGGATCATTATGCAAGACAGTTTCTGGCACAAGGATGGTTGA
- a CDS encoding myosin heavy chain-like protein (myosin heavy chain-related; BEST Arabidopsis thaliana protein match is: myosin heavy chain-related (TAIR:AT5G32590.1); Has 49 Blast hits to 49 proteins in 3 species: Archae - 0; Bacteria - 0; Metazoa - 0; Fungi - 0; Plants - 49; Viruses - 0; Other Eukaryotes - 0 (source: NCBI BLink).) — protein MNSENERPESPSFEDLGSSNDLCTRPNDIAGPHYQTTCTLQSLNRLGELCRILAEIMKDSQMPEPTESPEDHRPGFFCVNEIYFKGCGLTFPLPGALVRYLLALEIALPQLTPNLLRTILGIITIAAEAGYVIGVPELNELLSVRSSSKKVGYFSVIRTPTRTSSRIFLIKTRTGITRGSLLVMFTL, from the coding sequence ATGAATTCTGAAAATGAAAGGCCTGAATCCCCATCTTTCGAAGATCTCGGTTCTAGTAATGACCTTTGCACCCGGCCAAATGATATCGCCGGTCCCCACTACCAAACCACGTGCACTCTTCAATCCCTTAATCGATTGGGAGAGCTTTGTCGGATTCTGGCTGAGATTATGAAAGACTCGCAGATGCCGGAGCCCACTGAATCACCGGAGGACCACCGTCCCGGGTTCTTTTGTGTAAACGAGATCTACTTCAAGGGTTGCGGTTTGACTTTTCCCCTTCCCGGAGCCCTCGTTCGATACTTATTAGCCCTCGAAATTGCCTTGCCCCAATTAACCCCTAACCTCCTCCGGACTATTCTAGGGATTATTACTATCGCGGCGGAAGCCGGATATGTCATCGGAGTTCCCGAACTGAATGAACTTCTTAGCGTGAGGAGTTCTTCGAAGAAAGTGGGATACTTCTCGGTTATCCGAACGCCAACAAGAACCTCATCTCGCATCTTCCTAATAAAGACGAGAACTGGCATCACCCGTGGTTCTTTATTAGTCATGTTTACTTTGTAA